The Vibrio agarivorans genome window below encodes:
- the prc gene encoding carboxy terminal-processing peptidase — translation MKCRSKVTLITASLWLAVSPALALEAKISKDDLPSLTPEVQHATASKRITKRFTRSHYKHFTLDDQFSQAIFERYLGMLDYNRNIFTQKDIDGFYKAANELDQQLKSGSSQVAFDVYNLSMKKRYERLNYALTLLDNEIKFDSDETIEVDRSEAAWPKDDAELDELWRKRVKYDALNLKLTGKEWPEISEMLGKRYNNAIKRLTQTNSEDVFQLYMNAFAREVDPHTSYLSPRSAEQFQSEMNLSLEGIGAVLQMTDDYTVIRSLVAGGPASSSKQLGEGDRIIGVGQDGKEIVDVIGWRLDDVVQLIKGPKGTKVNLQILPEGKDAKSHVVTIVRDKIRLEDRAVKSEVIEKDGKKIGVLNVPSFYVGLAEDTDKLIKALNEQGIDGIVVDLRNNGGGALTEATALTGLFIESGPVVQVRDGYNRVNVNADTDGKISYTGPMTVLVNRYSASASEIFAAALQDYGRAIVVGENSFGKGTVQQHRSLNHIYDIFDKELGYVQYTIQKFYRINGGSTQNKGVVPDIAYPTPIEASETGESVEDNALPWDQIQPAKYAVLKDKQSQIASLTQKHDERVKSDMEFGFIQEDIVRYKAEKDDNTLSLNEATRMAESEKNEQRRLDRINQRQAQLGEEPFKSLDDVPKDYEAPDAYLDETVAIMVDMIG, via the coding sequence ATGAAATGCCGTTCTAAAGTGACACTAATTACTGCTAGCCTTTGGCTAGCAGTTTCTCCAGCTTTAGCTCTAGAAGCTAAGATTTCTAAGGACGACCTTCCGTCCCTCACCCCAGAAGTGCAGCACGCAACGGCCAGTAAACGCATTACCAAACGTTTTACTCGTTCTCATTACAAGCACTTCACGCTAGATGATCAGTTCTCTCAGGCGATTTTTGAACGCTACTTGGGAATGCTGGATTACAATCGCAACATTTTCACTCAAAAAGACATTGATGGTTTTTATAAGGCCGCTAATGAGCTCGACCAGCAATTAAAGTCGGGTAGCAGCCAAGTCGCGTTTGACGTGTATAACTTGTCAATGAAAAAGCGTTATGAGCGTTTAAATTACGCGTTAACGCTGCTCGACAACGAAATCAAATTTGATTCAGACGAAACGATTGAAGTTGACCGCTCAGAAGCGGCTTGGCCGAAAGACGACGCTGAATTGGATGAGTTGTGGCGCAAACGAGTGAAATATGATGCGTTGAACCTTAAGCTGACGGGTAAAGAGTGGCCAGAAATTAGCGAGATGTTGGGCAAGCGTTACAACAACGCGATTAAACGCCTTACGCAGACCAACAGCGAAGATGTTTTTCAGCTCTACATGAACGCTTTTGCTCGCGAAGTTGATCCACACACCAGCTATCTCTCTCCGCGCAGTGCCGAGCAGTTCCAATCAGAGATGAACTTATCTCTTGAAGGCATCGGCGCCGTTTTGCAAATGACCGATGACTATACTGTGATCCGTTCGTTGGTTGCTGGTGGTCCAGCCTCTAGCAGTAAGCAGCTTGGCGAGGGTGACCGCATTATTGGTGTTGGCCAAGATGGCAAAGAGATAGTTGATGTCATTGGTTGGCGTTTAGATGATGTTGTTCAGCTTATCAAAGGGCCTAAAGGGACTAAGGTGAACCTGCAGATTTTACCAGAAGGTAAAGATGCAAAAAGTCACGTTGTCACAATTGTCCGCGATAAGATTCGCTTAGAAGATCGCGCTGTAAAATCTGAAGTGATTGAGAAAGACGGTAAGAAGATTGGTGTGCTTAATGTGCCGAGCTTCTATGTCGGTCTTGCAGAAGATACGGACAAACTGATTAAGGCGTTAAACGAGCAGGGCATTGACGGTATTGTTGTCGACTTACGAAACAACGGTGGCGGTGCATTGACTGAAGCAACGGCATTAACAGGATTGTTTATTGAAAGTGGTCCGGTTGTGCAAGTGCGTGACGGCTACAATCGTGTCAACGTGAACGCAGACACTGACGGTAAAATTAGCTACACCGGTCCAATGACGGTTTTGGTCAATAGATACAGCGCATCTGCATCTGAAATTTTTGCCGCTGCACTGCAAGATTATGGTCGTGCCATCGTTGTGGGTGAAAACTCCTTCGGTAAAGGTACGGTTCAGCAGCACCGCTCTCTCAATCATATCTATGATATTTTTGATAAAGAGCTAGGCTACGTTCAGTACACTATTCAGAAGTTTTATCGAATCAACGGTGGTAGTACGCAAAACAAAGGTGTCGTACCTGATATTGCATACCCAACGCCAATCGAAGCGAGTGAAACGGGTGAAAGTGTTGAAGATAACGCTCTTCCGTGGGATCAAATTCAACCGGCAAAATATGCCGTATTGAAAGATAAGCAGAGCCAAATTGCGAGCTTGACCCAAAAGCATGATGAGCGCGTAAAGAGCGATATGGAGTTCGGCTTCATTCAAGAAGATATCGTGCGTTACAAAGCGGAAAAAGACGACAACACCTTGTCGCTAAATGAAGCAACACGTATGGCTGAATCAGAAAAGAATGAACAGCGTCGCTTAGATCGTATCAATCAACGTCAAGCCCAGCTCGGTGAAGAACCTTTCAAATCTTTAGATGATGTTCCAAAAGATTATGAAGCCCCTGATGCTTACCTTGATGAAACGGTCGCTATTATGGTAGACATGATCGGCTAA
- a CDS encoding DUF2835 domain-containing protein: protein MNQYYFNLNISYQSFLQHYSGTASNVVVSTSTGMRIQLPASRFRPFLTQIGVKGQFRLITDQNNKFIKLERL, encoded by the coding sequence ATGAACCAATACTACTTTAACTTAAACATCAGCTATCAATCTTTTCTTCAGCATTATTCAGGCACAGCGAGCAACGTAGTAGTCAGTACGTCGACCGGAATGCGCATACAGTTACCCGCATCTCGCTTTCGTCCCTTTCTCACACAAATTGGGGTAAAAGGGCAGTTTCGCCTAATTACTGACCAAAATAACAAGTTTATTAAGTTAGAACGTCTATAG
- the pepN gene encoding aminopeptidase N: protein MTQQATTQPVAKYRKDYQSPSHTTSDIDLYFELHDSATIVTAISQVKQLRDSTTVELDGEQLGLQTLQVNGQDWSEYELLDGGLKIHQLPSEFELKIVTQIDPEANTALEGLYKSGGAFCTQCEAEGFRRITFYQDRPDVLARFTTTVEADKNTYPYLLSNGNRIDSGDLDNGRHWVKWQDPHPKPAYLFALVAGDFDVLTDQYVTRSGREVALEIFVDKGNLNRAPHAMTSLINSMKWDEERFGLEYDLDIYMIVAVDFFNMGAMENKGLNVFNSKYVLANDQTATDTDYLGIEAVIGHEYFHNWTGNRVTCQDWFQLSLKEGLTVFRDQEFSSDLGSRAVNRINNVRIIRGPQFAEDASPMSHPIRPDKVIEMNNFYTLTVYEKGSEVIRMMHTLLGEEGFQKGMKLYFERHDGTAATCENFVAAMEDASGVDLKQFRLWYSQSGTPTLDVTSHYDADKQTFSLTVVQSTEPTHEQKEKQALHIPFDIELYKYTGEAYSLIIDGKINSNVLDVTQPEQTFVFEGIESAPVPSLLREFSAPVKLNYAYSDEELIFLMRHATNDFARWDAGQMLLAKYIKSFVADTNAVVELPTEVVDAFRGVLLDNTLEPAFIAEMLTFPSHNEVSGWYKRVDVDGIAKVLKSIKQVIANELTDELSATYFALTQQAYSIEHAEIGQRSLRNVCLGYLAYTEQGNTLVEKQYYSSNNMTDTIAAMSAANSAQLACRETLMSDYSDKWKHDGLVMDKWFMLQGTNPASNALSVIRESMSHEAFSLKNPNRIRSLIGAFLNNNPVQFHATTGEGYGFAGEILRQLNESNPQVASRLIDPLLKFRLYDEARQAQIKAQLEALKSMDNLAKDLFEKVNKALES from the coding sequence ATGACTCAACAAGCAACTACACAACCTGTTGCCAAATACCGCAAAGATTACCAATCGCCTAGTCACACTACATCAGATATTGACTTGTATTTTGAATTGCATGACAGCGCGACGATCGTGACTGCAATTTCTCAAGTTAAGCAGCTAAGAGATTCAACCACAGTAGAGCTTGATGGCGAGCAACTTGGCTTGCAAACACTGCAAGTAAATGGACAAGATTGGTCTGAATACGAACTCTTGGACGGTGGCTTGAAAATTCACCAACTACCTTCAGAGTTTGAGCTGAAAATAGTCACTCAAATTGATCCTGAAGCCAATACGGCATTAGAAGGACTCTATAAGTCGGGTGGGGCGTTTTGTACTCAATGTGAAGCGGAAGGCTTCCGTCGCATTACATTCTATCAAGACCGTCCCGATGTGCTGGCGCGCTTTACGACGACAGTAGAAGCCGACAAAAATACGTATCCATATCTGTTAAGTAACGGCAACCGAATCGATTCTGGTGACTTAGACAATGGTCGTCACTGGGTTAAGTGGCAAGACCCACATCCAAAACCGGCTTACTTATTTGCATTAGTGGCAGGGGATTTTGATGTATTGACGGATCAATATGTCACGCGTTCAGGCAGAGAAGTTGCGCTTGAGATTTTTGTCGACAAGGGCAACCTAAACCGTGCACCGCATGCAATGACCTCTCTTATCAACTCGATGAAATGGGATGAAGAACGCTTCGGGCTTGAATACGATCTCGATATTTACATGATTGTTGCTGTAGATTTCTTCAACATGGGAGCGATGGAGAATAAAGGACTTAATGTCTTTAACTCCAAGTACGTACTAGCGAACGACCAAACTGCAACAGATACTGATTATCTAGGCATTGAAGCGGTCATCGGTCATGAATACTTCCACAACTGGACAGGAAACCGCGTGACTTGCCAGGATTGGTTCCAGTTGAGCTTGAAAGAAGGTCTAACCGTATTCCGCGATCAAGAGTTCTCTTCTGATCTTGGCTCTCGCGCCGTTAACCGAATCAACAACGTACGCATTATTCGCGGGCCTCAGTTTGCTGAAGATGCCAGCCCAATGTCTCATCCGATTCGTCCTGATAAAGTGATCGAGATGAACAACTTCTATACTTTGACTGTGTATGAGAAAGGCAGTGAAGTCATCCGTATGATGCACACGCTACTCGGTGAAGAGGGTTTCCAAAAAGGAATGAAGCTCTATTTTGAGCGTCACGATGGCACAGCAGCAACTTGTGAAAACTTTGTCGCTGCAATGGAAGATGCGTCAGGTGTCGACTTAAAACAGTTCCGCTTATGGTACAGCCAATCAGGTACACCAACGCTGGATGTCACTAGCCATTATGATGCTGATAAACAAACCTTCTCCCTTACTGTTGTGCAGAGTACTGAACCAACACATGAACAGAAAGAGAAACAAGCACTGCATATCCCATTCGACATAGAACTGTATAAATATACAGGTGAAGCGTATTCTCTCATTATTGATGGGAAAATCAACTCAAACGTGCTTGATGTGACTCAACCTGAGCAAACTTTCGTCTTTGAGGGGATAGAGAGTGCACCCGTGCCATCGCTTCTGCGTGAGTTTTCTGCGCCAGTGAAGCTAAATTATGCTTACAGTGATGAAGAGCTTATTTTCCTGATGCGTCATGCCACCAATGACTTTGCTCGTTGGGATGCAGGTCAGATGCTACTTGCTAAATACATCAAGTCATTTGTTGCTGATACCAATGCGGTTGTGGAATTGCCAACAGAGGTCGTGGATGCGTTTAGAGGTGTATTGCTCGATAACACATTAGAGCCAGCGTTTATTGCTGAAATGCTGACTTTCCCATCTCACAACGAGGTATCGGGCTGGTACAAGCGTGTCGATGTCGACGGTATCGCCAAAGTACTCAAATCGATTAAGCAGGTTATCGCTAACGAGTTGACTGACGAACTATCAGCAACCTATTTTGCGTTAACGCAACAAGCTTACTCGATTGAGCATGCTGAGATTGGTCAACGCTCATTGCGCAATGTGTGTCTGGGCTATCTTGCTTATACCGAACAAGGGAATACTCTAGTTGAAAAGCAATACTATTCCTCAAACAACATGACTGATACCATTGCGGCAATGTCTGCTGCTAACAGTGCACAGCTTGCTTGTCGTGAAACCTTAATGTCAGACTACAGTGACAAGTGGAAACATGATGGCTTGGTGATGGATAAATGGTTCATGTTGCAAGGGACAAACCCTGCAAGCAATGCGTTGTCAGTTATTCGAGAGAGCATGAGTCATGAAGCGTTTAGCCTAAAAAACCCGAACCGTATTCGTAGCCTGATCGGGGCATTCTTAAACAATAACCCAGTTCAATTCCACGCAACGACTGGAGAAGGCTATGGTTTTGCCGGGGAGATTCTTCGTCAGCTCAACGAAAGCAACCCACAAGTGGCGTCACGTCTCATTGACCCACTGTTAAAATTCCGTCTTTATGATGAAGCGCGTCAAGCTCAGATCAAAGCGCAGCTTGAAGCACTGAAATCGATGGATAATCTAGCGAAAGACCTGTTCGAGAAAGTGAATAAAGCTCTCGAATCATAA
- the proQ gene encoding RNA chaperone ProQ — MENTEKLKNSKEVIAYIAECFPKCFTLEGEAKPLKIGIFQDLAERLAEDEKVSKTQLRAALRQYTSSWRYLHGVKPGAVRVDLDGNECGVLEEEHVEHAKATLAESKARVNARRKEQAQKAKQEAKANKPKANKPKPRRNPAKTAKPQPVETRQLNSDEMIIGKEVNVNMGKGNMGATIVEINKEDVRVQLANGLQMVVKAEHLRA, encoded by the coding sequence ATGGAAAACACTGAAAAGCTAAAAAACAGCAAAGAAGTCATCGCGTATATTGCTGAATGTTTCCCAAAGTGCTTTACTTTAGAAGGTGAAGCAAAGCCATTAAAAATTGGTATCTTTCAAGATCTTGCTGAGCGTCTAGCAGAAGACGAGAAAGTAAGTAAGACACAACTTCGTGCTGCTCTGCGTCAGTACACGTCATCTTGGCGTTACCTTCATGGTGTTAAACCTGGTGCTGTTCGTGTTGATCTTGATGGCAACGAGTGTGGTGTCCTAGAAGAAGAACACGTTGAACACGCTAAAGCGACACTAGCTGAAAGCAAAGCACGTGTGAATGCACGTCGTAAAGAACAAGCTCAGAAAGCGAAACAGGAAGCAAAGGCGAATAAGCCTAAAGCAAATAAGCCGAAACCACGTCGTAACCCGGCTAAAACTGCTAAGCCTCAACCTGTAGAGACGCGTCAACTGAACTCTGATGAGATGATCATCGGTAAAGAAGTGAACGTAAACATGGGCAAAGGCAACATGGGTGCGACCATTGTTGAAATCAATAAGGAAGATGTGCGAGTTCAACTGGCAAACGGCCTACAAATGGTCGTGAAAGCGGAGCACTTGCGCGCTTAA
- a CDS encoding GAF domain-containing protein — MNFEQYQRLTKQAVALLESEKDLIANLSNLSALLNLELDDLNWVGFYLMKEDELVLGPFQGKPACVRIPVGRGVCGTAVAENSVQRIYDVHEFEGHIACDAASNSEIVIPFSINGKIVGVLDIDSPSIGRFSEVDEQGLVFLMKEVEQLLNSHTIDV; from the coding sequence ATGAATTTTGAACAATACCAGCGTCTTACTAAACAAGCTGTCGCTTTACTCGAATCAGAAAAAGACCTTATTGCGAACCTATCTAACCTTTCTGCACTGCTAAATCTAGAACTCGATGACTTAAATTGGGTCGGTTTTTACCTGATGAAAGAAGATGAGCTTGTTCTTGGTCCATTCCAAGGAAAGCCTGCTTGTGTTCGTATTCCAGTAGGCAGAGGCGTATGTGGTACTGCTGTTGCTGAAAACAGTGTGCAGCGTATCTACGATGTTCATGAGTTTGAAGGCCACATAGCATGTGACGCTGCTAGCAACTCTGAAATTGTTATCCCATTTTCTATCAACGGAAAAATTGTCGGTGTGTTAGATATAGATAGTCCATCCATTGGTCGTTTTAGTGAAGTTGATGAGCAAGGACTAGTTTTTTTGATGAAAGAAGTCGAACAGTTGCTTAATTCACATACTATTGACGTATAA
- a CDS encoding NAD-glutamate dehydrogenase, with product MSERETIVPVLLEKVIQLIHDKLPASDTPLVTQLAEHLFSNVSHDDLINRNESDLYGAVLSLWHHLGEKRADDVSVRVFNPTVSRRGWQSTHTIVEIVVADSPFLVDSIKMALSRLGLTAHLMLHGPTRVERDDDNVISINQTQGDLASLFHIEVDRLTSDEEMAQLKQELLLVLNDTNLVVRDWQSMSDKLKEVTQELESQKEAGFIEAARYDETIQFLRWLDDHNFTFMGYKEYDLVTDGDEIELRPNSDAGLGLFSQADKVRTVSLSEFPDSARLEAQKPYLLILTKGNIQSRIHRPAYTDYIGIKKIDEKGKVIGEHRFTGLYTSAVYNQSVQTIPLISQKVQRILEQSGYMHGSYAYKALNNILENFPRDELLQAKEKELREMGMGVVQMQDRDLLRLFVRRDPFGRFFSCMVYVTKERYNTELRRQTQRILKQYFGSDQEVDFTTFFSESPLARTHYIVRVDNNNIDVDVKLVEQNLMEASSTWDDRLSSTIIANFGESKGVPLSKQYNYAFPRSYKEDVLPAAAVSDIERLEKLSDEHKLGMLFYRPQELAVDSDAVRLKLYHRNEPIHLSDVMPMLENLGLRVIGESPYEINRKDGQTFWILDFSMLHKGGGGVDLREARDRFQHAFASIWSGDLENDGFNRLVLGASLTGRETSILRAYARYMRQVGFPFSQSYIEDTLNNHPDLAKALVELFENRFDPKVSVNASEQHTTLAKITELLDQVESLDDDRIVRRYMDMIVATLRTNYYQVDEFGQPKPWLSLKMQPILIPEIPQPVPAFEIFVYAPDVEGVHLRGGKVARGGLRWSDRQEDFRTEVLGLVKAQQVKNTVIVPVGAKGGFVCKRQPSLNSRDEIFAEGQHCYKRFIRALLDVSDNIIDGELVPPANVVRHDEDDPYLVVAADKGTATFSDLANSVSDEYNFWLGDAFASGGSNGYDHKAMGITAKGGWESVKRHFRELGVDCQTTDFTAAGIGDMAGDVFGNGMLLSKHTRLLAAFNHMHIFIDPNPDSSRSWEERKRLFDLPRSSWEDYDHSLISQGGGIFSRRSKSITLTPEIQEMLDTNVATIAPNDLIKLILKMRVDLLWNGGIGTYIKSDKESHSDVGDRANDALRINGSELRAKIVGEGGNLGLTQLGRIEFALNGGRVNTDFVDNVGGVDCSDNEVNIKIFLNSVVTSGDMTVKQRNTILESMEDEVGEIVLDDAYHQSEAISVAQHQGVAAMKELVRFIHTIEKAGHLDRQLEYIPDDETLSEREKLGSSLTRPELSVLVAYAKMILKEQLVDEAISNDPFHKQQLVQYFPTELRRNYISAMDSHPLKAEIIATALANQMVNEMGCNFVTRLQEETGSTVIDVTNAYTAAREIFELSGVYQQIRQHDNIAPSNVQYEMIVVVRRSIRRLSRWLLRTHHGSINVNQVVERYKADANTVVSVLDETLVNSEVEEHNELAQSWIDQGIDHTLANFVSRLSSLYSVLDISTVSREMSTSVEDTAKLYFNLGDQLSLHWFLKQINGQAVDNNWQALARAAFREDLDWQQRQLTRQVLGCGCSEGDVLSKLDEWIATNQQPLHRWNSILNEFKVGSVHEFAKFSVALRELMLLNLNCSSNE from the coding sequence ATGTCAGAACGAGAAACCATCGTCCCCGTACTCCTAGAGAAAGTTATTCAGCTTATTCACGATAAACTGCCTGCCAGTGACACCCCTCTTGTTACCCAACTCGCCGAACATTTGTTTAGCAATGTCTCACATGATGACCTGATTAACCGTAATGAGTCGGACCTTTACGGTGCCGTACTGAGTCTTTGGCATCACCTCGGAGAGAAGCGTGCTGATGATGTGTCAGTGCGGGTGTTTAATCCAACAGTGAGCCGTCGTGGTTGGCAGTCGACCCATACCATTGTCGAGATTGTGGTGGCAGATAGCCCGTTTCTTGTTGACTCAATAAAAATGGCGCTTTCAAGACTTGGCCTAACGGCGCATTTAATGCTTCATGGCCCAACCCGAGTTGAACGTGATGATGACAATGTTATCAGCATCAATCAGACGCAAGGTGATCTCGCGTCACTGTTCCATATTGAGGTTGACCGGCTCACCTCTGATGAAGAAATGGCTCAGCTTAAACAAGAGTTGTTGTTAGTGCTTAACGATACCAACCTTGTGGTAAGAGATTGGCAGTCAATGTCAGACAAGCTTAAAGAGGTCACTCAAGAGCTTGAATCACAAAAAGAGGCAGGGTTTATTGAGGCTGCCCGTTATGATGAGACGATCCAGTTCTTACGCTGGTTAGATGATCACAATTTTACCTTTATGGGCTACAAAGAGTATGACTTGGTTACCGATGGCGATGAGATAGAGCTTAGACCTAATAGTGATGCAGGACTTGGTCTGTTTTCTCAAGCCGATAAGGTTCGTACTGTCTCCCTTTCTGAATTTCCTGACTCCGCGCGACTCGAAGCGCAAAAGCCTTATCTTCTTATTCTGACCAAAGGCAATATTCAATCAAGAATTCATCGCCCAGCCTATACAGACTATATCGGTATCAAGAAGATTGATGAGAAGGGCAAGGTGATAGGAGAGCATCGCTTCACAGGCCTGTATACATCGGCTGTTTACAACCAAAGTGTGCAAACCATTCCGCTTATTAGCCAAAAAGTTCAGCGTATTCTTGAGCAAAGCGGATACATGCACGGCTCTTATGCTTACAAAGCGCTAAACAATATTCTAGAAAACTTCCCACGTGACGAATTACTGCAAGCGAAAGAGAAAGAGCTACGTGAAATGGGCATGGGCGTCGTACAAATGCAGGATAGGGATCTTCTTAGACTGTTTGTGCGTCGAGACCCATTCGGCCGATTCTTTAGCTGTATGGTTTACGTGACGAAAGAGCGTTACAACACTGAGCTACGCCGTCAAACACAACGCATACTGAAACAGTACTTTGGCTCCGATCAAGAAGTCGACTTTACAACCTTCTTTTCAGAAAGCCCGCTTGCGCGCACACATTACATTGTGCGTGTTGATAACAATAACATCGATGTTGATGTCAAATTAGTAGAGCAGAACTTAATGGAAGCATCCTCAACTTGGGACGATCGTCTATCATCTACCATTATCGCCAACTTTGGTGAGAGTAAAGGGGTGCCACTGTCTAAGCAGTACAATTATGCGTTCCCACGCTCATATAAAGAGGATGTTCTTCCGGCTGCTGCGGTTTCAGATATTGAGCGACTAGAAAAACTCAGCGACGAACATAAACTCGGTATGCTGTTCTATCGCCCTCAAGAGTTGGCGGTCGATTCAGATGCTGTTCGCCTTAAACTGTATCATCGTAATGAGCCCATCCATCTTTCAGATGTGATGCCGATGCTTGAAAATCTTGGTCTTCGCGTGATCGGTGAATCGCCTTATGAGATCAATCGCAAAGATGGCCAGACGTTTTGGATCCTTGATTTCTCAATGCTACATAAAGGTGGCGGTGGTGTTGATCTTCGAGAGGCGCGCGATCGTTTTCAACATGCTTTTGCTTCAATTTGGTCGGGTGATTTAGAAAATGATGGATTCAACCGACTTGTTCTTGGTGCTTCACTAACTGGTCGAGAAACCTCTATTCTTCGAGCCTACGCTCGCTATATGCGTCAAGTCGGATTCCCATTTAGCCAGAGCTACATTGAAGATACGCTTAACAATCATCCCGATCTTGCAAAAGCGCTGGTGGAACTGTTCGAAAATCGATTTGATCCTAAAGTCAGCGTTAACGCTTCTGAACAACATACTACACTTGCAAAAATCACCGAGCTACTGGATCAAGTAGAAAGCCTTGATGACGATCGTATCGTACGCAGATATATGGATATGATTGTTGCTACATTGCGTACCAACTATTATCAAGTTGATGAGTTTGGCCAACCGAAACCTTGGCTGTCACTCAAGATGCAACCGATTTTGATTCCAGAAATCCCACAACCCGTGCCTGCTTTTGAGATATTTGTTTATGCACCTGATGTTGAAGGGGTCCACTTGCGTGGCGGTAAAGTCGCTCGCGGCGGTTTACGCTGGTCTGATCGCCAGGAGGATTTCCGTACTGAAGTGCTTGGTCTCGTTAAAGCGCAACAAGTCAAAAATACCGTTATTGTCCCGGTGGGTGCCAAAGGAGGTTTTGTTTGTAAGCGTCAGCCAAGTTTGAATAGCCGCGATGAGATTTTTGCAGAAGGACAACACTGTTATAAGCGTTTCATTCGTGCCTTGTTAGATGTTTCAGACAACATTATTGACGGAGAGCTGGTCCCACCAGCCAATGTGGTTCGTCATGATGAAGATGATCCGTACTTGGTTGTTGCTGCCGATAAAGGCACTGCCACATTCTCTGATCTAGCAAACTCAGTCTCTGATGAGTATAACTTCTGGTTAGGGGATGCCTTTGCGTCAGGTGGCTCTAATGGTTATGACCATAAGGCGATGGGTATTACTGCAAAAGGGGGGTGGGAGTCGGTAAAACGTCATTTCAGAGAACTTGGTGTTGATTGCCAGACAACGGATTTTACCGCTGCTGGTATTGGAGATATGGCTGGTGATGTGTTTGGTAACGGTATGTTGTTGTCTAAACATACTCGCTTGCTCGCCGCTTTTAACCATATGCACATTTTTATTGATCCAAACCCTGATTCAAGCCGCAGTTGGGAGGAGCGTAAACGTCTGTTTGATCTCCCACGCTCAAGCTGGGAGGATTATGATCACTCATTGATCTCACAAGGTGGTGGCATCTTCTCTCGTCGATCAAAATCGATTACGTTGACGCCAGAAATTCAGGAAATGTTGGATACAAACGTAGCAACAATTGCTCCAAACGATCTTATTAAGCTTATTTTGAAGATGCGCGTCGATCTTTTGTGGAACGGCGGGATCGGGACTTACATCAAATCGGATAAAGAGAGTCATTCAGATGTAGGGGATAGAGCCAATGATGCACTACGTATCAATGGTTCGGAATTGAGAGCAAAAATTGTTGGTGAAGGGGGTAACCTAGGGTTAACCCAATTGGGCCGAATTGAGTTTGCACTGAATGGCGGCCGAGTGAACACTGATTTCGTTGATAACGTAGGAGGGGTGGACTGTTCAGATAACGAGGTCAACATTAAGATTTTCCTTAATAGCGTAGTGACATCTGGAGACATGACCGTTAAACAACGCAACACGATTCTCGAGTCGATGGAAGATGAAGTAGGCGAGATTGTTCTTGATGATGCTTATCACCAATCGGAAGCGATTTCTGTGGCGCAACACCAAGGTGTTGCGGCGATGAAAGAGCTTGTTCGCTTTATTCATACAATCGAAAAAGCAGGGCACCTTGATCGACAACTCGAGTACATTCCTGATGACGAAACATTGAGTGAACGTGAAAAATTAGGTTCATCGCTCACAAGACCAGAGCTTTCTGTACTTGTTGCCTACGCAAAAATGATTCTCAAAGAGCAGCTGGTGGATGAAGCCATATCCAACGACCCATTCCACAAACAGCAGCTAGTTCAATACTTCCCAACAGAGTTACGCCGTAACTACATTTCAGCCATGGATAGTCATCCTTTGAAAGCTGAGATTATCGCGACCGCTCTCGCCAATCAAATGGTGAATGAAATGGGCTGTAACTTTGTCACCCGACTTCAAGAAGAAACAGGCTCAACGGTCATCGACGTCACAAATGCGTACACCGCAGCACGAGAAATATTTGAACTGAGTGGCGTCTACCAACAAATTCGCCAACATGACAATATCGCACCTTCAAACGTGCAATATGAAATGATTGTGGTGGTGAGAAGAAGCATTCGTCGCCTATCACGTTGGTTGCTTCGCACTCACCATGGCTCGATTAACGTTAATCAAGTGGTCGAGCGCTATAAAGCAGATGCCAATACCGTCGTATCTGTGCTTGATGAAACGCTGGTTAACAGTGAAGTAGAGGAGCACAATGAGCTTGCTCAATCATGGATAGATCAAGGCATCGACCATACATTAGCGAATTTTGTATCGAGATTGTCTAGTCTCTACTCAGTGCTGGATATATCAACAGTATCTCGAGAAATGAGCACTTCTGTCGAAGATACCGCCAAGCTTTACTTTAATTTGGGTGATCAGCTATCACTTCACTGGTTCTTGAAGCAAATTAACGGACAAGCCGTCGACAACAACTGGCAAGCTCTAGCTCGCGCCGCGTTTAGGGAAGACTTAGACTGGCAGCAACGCCAATTAACGCGACAAGTGCTGGGCTGTGGCTGCAGTGAAGGGGATGTGCTTTCGAAACTCGATGAATGGATTGCGACCAACCAACAACCACTCCACCGCTGGAACAGTATCTTGAATGAGTTCAAAGTCGGTTCAGTGCATGAATTTGCAAAGTTTTCCGTCGCATTGCGAGAATTAATGCTATTAAATTTGAATTGTTCATCAAATGAGTAA